In Streptomyces chartreusis, the following proteins share a genomic window:
- a CDS encoding acetyl-CoA carboxylase biotin carboxylase subunit, whose translation MFETVLVANRGEIAVRVIRTLRSMGVRSVAVFSDADADARHVREADTAVRIGPAPASESYLSVERLLEAAARTGAQAVHPGYGFLAENADFARACADAGLVFIGPSADAISLMGDKIRAKETVKAAGVPVVPGSSGSGLTDAELADAAREIGMPVLLKPSAGGGGKGMRLVRDEAQLADEIAAARREARASFGDDTLLVERWVDRPRHIEIQVLADGHGNVVHLGERECSLQRRHQKIIEEAPSVLLDEATRAGMGEAAVQAARSCGYRGAGTVEFIVPGGDPSSYYFMEMNTRLQVEHPVTELITGLDLVEWQLRVAAGERLAFGQDDVTLTGHAIEARICAEDPARGFLPSGGTVLRLREPQGDGVRTDSGLSEGTEVGSLYDPMLSKVIAYGPDRASALRKLRAALAETVTLGVQTNAGFLRRLLAHPAVVAGELDTGLVERVVDDLVATDVPDEVYEAAAAVRLDALRPTGAGWTDPFSVPSGWRLGGTARPVSFPLRAQDPVEYAPRGSADVTDDGVSVTLDGVRHTFHRAADWLGRDGDAWHVRDHDPVAASLTGAAHAGADSLTAPMPGTVTVVKVAVGDEVTAGQSLLVVEAMKMEHVISAPHAGTVAELDVTPGATVAMDQVLAVITPVEED comes from the coding sequence ATGTTCGAAACCGTCCTCGTGGCCAACCGGGGCGAGATCGCCGTCCGTGTGATCCGCACCCTGCGCTCGATGGGCGTGCGCTCGGTGGCCGTCTTCTCCGACGCGGACGCCGACGCCCGGCACGTCCGCGAGGCCGACACCGCGGTACGGATCGGTCCGGCCCCGGCGTCCGAGAGCTATCTGTCCGTGGAGCGCCTCCTGGAGGCCGCCGCCCGCACCGGCGCCCAGGCGGTCCACCCCGGCTACGGCTTCCTCGCGGAGAACGCCGACTTCGCGCGCGCGTGCGCCGACGCGGGGCTCGTCTTCATCGGGCCGAGCGCCGACGCGATCTCCCTGATGGGCGACAAGATCCGCGCCAAGGAGACGGTGAAGGCGGCCGGCGTGCCGGTCGTGCCCGGCTCCAGCGGCAGCGGCCTCACCGACGCCGAACTCGCGGACGCCGCCCGTGAGATCGGCATGCCGGTGCTGCTCAAGCCGTCGGCCGGCGGTGGCGGCAAGGGCATGCGGCTGGTGCGGGACGAGGCGCAGCTGGCCGACGAGATCGCCGCCGCCCGCCGCGAGGCCCGCGCGTCCTTCGGCGACGACACGCTCCTCGTCGAGCGGTGGGTGGACCGGCCCCGGCACATCGAGATCCAGGTGCTGGCCGACGGCCACGGCAACGTCGTGCACCTCGGCGAGCGCGAGTGCTCCCTCCAGCGCCGGCACCAGAAGATCATCGAGGAGGCGCCCAGTGTGCTCCTCGACGAGGCCACGCGCGCGGGGATGGGCGAGGCGGCCGTGCAGGCGGCGCGCTCCTGCGGCTACCGGGGCGCGGGCACGGTGGAGTTCATCGTGCCCGGCGGCGACCCCTCCTCCTACTACTTCATGGAGATGAACACCCGCCTCCAGGTGGAGCACCCCGTCACCGAGCTCATCACCGGCCTCGACCTGGTGGAGTGGCAGCTGCGGGTGGCGGCGGGCGAACGGCTGGCCTTCGGGCAGGACGACGTGACGCTCACCGGCCACGCGATCGAGGCCCGTATCTGCGCGGAGGACCCCGCGCGCGGGTTCCTGCCGTCCGGCGGCACGGTCCTCAGGCTGCGCGAGCCCCAGGGCGACGGCGTCCGCACCGACTCCGGGCTCAGCGAGGGCACCGAGGTCGGCAGCCTGTACGACCCGATGCTGTCCAAGGTGATCGCGTACGGCCCCGATCGCGCGAGCGCGCTCAGGAAGCTCAGGGCGGCGCTCGCGGAGACGGTCACGCTGGGCGTGCAGACCAACGCCGGGTTCCTGCGGCGGCTGCTGGCGCATCCTGCGGTCGTGGCGGGCGAGTTGGACACCGGACTGGTCGAGCGCGTGGTGGACGACCTGGTCGCCACGGACGTACCCGACGAGGTGTACGAGGCGGCGGCGGCCGTACGGCTCGACGCGCTGCGGCCGACGGGTGCCGGCTGGACGGACCCGTTCTCGGTGCCCAGCGGCTGGCGGCTCGGCGGCACCGCGCGGCCCGTGAGCTTCCCTCTGCGCGCCCAGGACCCGGTGGAGTACGCCCCGCGCGGCTCCGCCGACGTGACGGACGACGGCGTGTCCGTGACCCTCGACGGCGTACGCCACACCTTCCACCGCGCCGCCGACTGGCTGGGCCGGGACGGCGACGCCTGGCACGTGCGCGACCACGATCCGGTGGCCGCCTCCCTCACCGGGGCCGCCCACGCGGGCGCGGACTCGCTCACCGCGCCCATGCCCGGGACGGTGACGGTGGTGAAGGTCGCCGTCGGGGACGAGGTGACCGCCGGACAGAGCCTGCTGGTGGTCGAGGCGATGAAGATGGAGCACGTCATCTCCGCCCCGCACGCCGGCACGGTCGCCGAACTGGACGTCACACCCGGCGCGACGGTCGCCATGGACCAGGTCCTGGCGGTCATCACCCCGGTGGAGGAGGACTGA
- a CDS encoding carboxyl transferase domain-containing protein → MHEAPELHSAADPASEAFRSNEEAHRALGEELRGKLAAARLGGGEKARARHTARGKLLPRDRVDTLLDPGSPFLELAPLAADGMYDGQAPAAGVIAGIGRVSGRECVIVANDATVKGGTYYPMTVKKHLRAQEVALENRLPCLYLVDSGGAFLPMQDEVFPDREHFGRIFYNQARMSGAGIPQIAAVLGSCTAGGAYVPAMSDEAVIVRGQGTIFLGGPPLVKAATGEVVTAEELGGGEVHSRVSGVTDHLAEDDAHALRIVRNIVATLPARRNLPWEVVPAAEPKVDPYGLYGAVPVDSRTPYDVREIIARVVDGSRFSEFKSEFGQTLVTGFARIHGHPVGIVANNGILFSESAQKGAHFIELCDQRGIPLVFLQNISGFMVGKDYEAGGIAKHGAKMVTAVACTRVPKLTVVVGGSYGAGNYSMCGRAYSPRFLWMWPNAKISVMGGEQAASVLATVKRDQIEARGEDWPAEAEESFKAPVREQYERQGNAYYATARLWDDGVIDPMETRQVLGLALTACGNAPLGDPQFGVFRM, encoded by the coding sequence ATGCATGAGGCACCGGAGCTCCACAGCGCGGCAGATCCCGCGTCGGAGGCCTTTCGGTCCAACGAGGAGGCCCACCGGGCGCTCGGCGAGGAGCTGCGCGGCAAGCTCGCCGCGGCCCGGCTCGGCGGCGGCGAGAAGGCCCGCGCCCGGCACACCGCACGCGGCAAGCTGCTGCCGCGGGACCGGGTGGACACCCTCCTCGACCCCGGATCGCCCTTCCTTGAACTCGCTCCCCTCGCCGCCGACGGGATGTACGACGGGCAGGCCCCGGCCGCCGGCGTCATCGCCGGCATCGGGCGGGTCAGCGGGCGCGAGTGCGTGATCGTCGCCAATGACGCCACCGTCAAGGGCGGCACCTACTACCCGATGACCGTGAAGAAGCACCTGCGCGCGCAGGAGGTGGCCCTGGAGAACCGGCTGCCGTGTCTGTACCTCGTCGACTCGGGCGGCGCCTTCCTGCCGATGCAGGACGAGGTCTTCCCGGACCGGGAGCACTTCGGGCGGATCTTCTACAACCAGGCCCGGATGTCGGGCGCGGGCATCCCGCAGATCGCGGCCGTGCTCGGCTCGTGCACCGCGGGCGGCGCCTACGTCCCCGCCATGAGCGACGAGGCGGTCATCGTCCGGGGCCAGGGCACGATCTTCCTCGGCGGTCCCCCGCTGGTGAAGGCCGCGACCGGCGAGGTCGTCACGGCGGAGGAGCTCGGCGGCGGCGAGGTCCACTCGCGGGTGTCCGGCGTGACCGACCACCTCGCGGAGGACGACGCGCACGCGCTGCGGATCGTGCGCAACATCGTCGCCACCCTCCCCGCGCGCCGGAACCTCCCCTGGGAGGTGGTGCCCGCCGCGGAACCCAAGGTCGACCCCTACGGCCTCTACGGCGCCGTCCCCGTCGACTCCCGCACCCCCTACGACGTGCGCGAGATCATCGCGCGCGTGGTCGACGGCTCCCGCTTCTCGGAGTTCAAGTCCGAGTTCGGGCAGACCCTGGTCACCGGCTTCGCCCGGATCCACGGCCACCCGGTCGGCATCGTCGCCAACAACGGCATCCTGTTCTCCGAGTCCGCCCAGAAGGGCGCCCACTTCATCGAGCTGTGCGACCAGCGCGGCATCCCGCTGGTCTTCCTCCAGAACATCTCCGGGTTCATGGTCGGCAAGGACTACGAGGCCGGCGGCATCGCCAAGCACGGCGCCAAGATGGTGACGGCGGTGGCCTGCACGCGCGTGCCGAAGCTGACGGTCGTCGTCGGCGGCTCGTACGGCGCGGGGAACTACTCCATGTGCGGGCGGGCGTACTCGCCCCGCTTCCTGTGGATGTGGCCCAACGCCAAGATCTCCGTCATGGGCGGCGAACAGGCCGCCTCGGTCCTCGCGACCGTCAAGCGCGACCAGATCGAGGCGCGCGGCGAGGACTGGCCCGCGGAGGCCGAGGAGTCCTTCAAGGCGCCCGTCCGGGAGCAGTACGAACGCCAGGGCAACGCCTACTACGCCACCGCCCGCCTCTGGGACGACGGCGTCATCGACCCGATGGAGACCCGGCAGGTGCTGGGCCTGGCACTGACCGCCTGCGGCAACGCGCCCCTGGGTGACCCCCAGTTCGGCGTCTTCCGGATGTGA
- a CDS encoding DedA family protein, with protein sequence MIFAAEAEAPVGGVAGWAADLMETLGGPGAGLAIALENLFPPLPSEVILPLAGFTASQGRMDVFAAIAWTTAGSVVGALALYLLGALFGRDRVIAAAARLPLVKVADVERTEAWFVRHGTKAVFFGRFVPIFRSLISIPAGVERMRLPVFLALTAAGSLIWNTAFIAGGYALGARWHEVTDVVGLYSKVILAAVAVAALAFVAARLLRAGRGTRRRTAGSGSGRRALERDERY encoded by the coding sequence ATGATCTTTGCTGCTGAGGCCGAGGCGCCGGTCGGTGGAGTGGCCGGCTGGGCCGCCGACCTCATGGAGACGCTGGGCGGTCCGGGTGCCGGACTGGCCATCGCCCTGGAGAACCTCTTCCCGCCGCTGCCGAGCGAGGTGATCCTGCCGCTGGCGGGGTTCACCGCGAGCCAGGGCCGGATGGACGTGTTCGCCGCGATCGCTTGGACGACCGCGGGTTCGGTGGTGGGCGCGCTGGCGCTGTATCTGCTCGGCGCGCTCTTCGGGCGGGACCGGGTGATCGCGGCGGCGGCCCGGCTGCCGCTGGTGAAGGTCGCGGACGTGGAGCGGACCGAGGCGTGGTTCGTCCGGCACGGCACCAAGGCCGTCTTCTTCGGCCGCTTCGTGCCCATCTTCCGCAGCCTGATCTCGATACCGGCCGGCGTCGAACGCATGCGGCTGCCGGTCTTCCTCGCCCTCACCGCGGCCGGCAGCCTCATCTGGAACACCGCCTTCATCGCCGGCGGCTACGCCCTGGGCGCGCGCTGGCACGAGGTCACCGACGTGGTCGGCCTCTACTCCAAGGTGATCCTGGCGGCCGTGGCGGTCGCGGCCCTGGCCTTCGTGGCCGCACGGCTGCTGCGCGCGGGGCG
- a CDS encoding TetR/AcrR family transcriptional regulator: MATRTDAPTRREQILKEAARLFAERGFHGVGVDEIGAAVGISGPGLYRHFAGKDAMLAELLVGISGQLLTGAKRRLAEADGVPAEAVLDSLIEGHIDFALDDRPLITLHDRELDRLRDSDRKLVRQLQRQYVELWVEVVREVYPGLTEPTARSAVHSVFGLLNSTPHLGRPGALPGRGVTAVLLHRMARGAFGAAGAE; encoded by the coding sequence ATGGCCACCAGAACCGACGCCCCCACCCGCCGCGAACAGATCCTCAAGGAGGCCGCGCGGCTCTTCGCCGAGCGCGGGTTCCATGGCGTCGGAGTCGACGAGATAGGCGCCGCCGTGGGCATCAGCGGCCCCGGTCTCTACCGGCACTTCGCCGGCAAGGACGCGATGCTCGCCGAGCTGCTGGTCGGCATCAGCGGTCAGCTGCTGACGGGCGCGAAGCGGCGCCTCGCGGAGGCCGACGGGGTGCCGGCCGAGGCGGTCCTCGACTCCCTCATCGAGGGCCACATCGACTTCGCCCTCGACGACCGCCCCCTGATCACCCTGCACGACCGAGAGCTGGACCGCCTGCGCGACAGCGACCGCAAGCTCGTGCGCCAGCTCCAGCGGCAGTACGTCGAGCTGTGGGTCGAGGTGGTCCGCGAGGTCTACCCGGGCCTGACCGAACCGACGGCCCGCTCCGCCGTGCACTCGGTCTTCGGCCTGCTCAACTCGACACCGCACCTGGGCCGGCCCGGGGCGCTCCCGGGCCGGGGCGTCACGGCGGTGCTGCTGCACCGGATGGCACGGGGGGCGTTCGGGGCGGCCGGGGCGGAGTGA